The sequence TTATTTACCTGTATTTGAATTAAGAATTAATAAGCAAACTTTTGTTTTTAATAGTTTTTATCGTATTTGGTTGATTGAAAGTATTTTTAGTTATATTTTGGAGCAACAATATAAACAACATCAAGAAGTTGTAGATGAATAATGGGCAGTGATCTGCCCATGCAATTTTAATTTAATGATTTGATGATTTTTTGCCCACAAAATAATACAATAAATAATAATGCCATTGTCAAAACAATACTTAATCCTGTGGCTAAATCAAATAACGCACTTGACCATAAACCAATGGCAATACCAAGTTGTGCGATGATAAATGCCCATATGACCATTTGTGTAGGTGAATGGGCAATTAAACGTGCAGTTAGTGCAGGAATAACCAATAATGCTCCCATTAATAATGAACCGACCGCTTTTAAGGCAAGCACAGTAAATAAGGCTAAAATCATCATAAAAATAAAACGTTGTCCTGCAATGGAAATACCTTCACTCTGGGCAATATCCTCAGCCATTGCAGTTTGAATTTGTGCTTTCCATTGAGTGATTAAGATGCCTACACATAAGCTAATCAGTGTTAAAAATAGTGGAAAATCAGACCAACTAATGGTTAATAAGTCGCCAAATAAGTAACTTAATAGTTCTGGGCGTAAGCTCGGCACATTTTGAATAAGGAGTAAACCTGAGCATAATAAAGTGGCAGAACATAAGGCTAATAGAGCATCTGTTGGTAAACGATGATCATGTAAAAACCATAAAACCAATACCAATAATAAGGCAGTACAAATTACACCGATAGAAAAAGGTAGCTGTAAAAATCCTGCTAATGCTACCCCTAATAAAGTACCATGTGCCATTGTATCGGCGAAAAAAGACATTCTACGCCATAACATTAAACAGCCTAAAGGTGCCGTTAAAAAGACCAATAATGCACCCATAATCCATGCAGGTAACAATAAGCTTAACCATTCTAGCATGATGGCTCCTTAATCTCACCATGTAAATGCGGATAGGGTTGATGTTGCTGATTTTGGCATGGTGTTGCTACATCATGATGTTGGCAATGATCATGATGATGTTGATAAAACATACGATGTTTACCAAAAATCGCTTGATATTCAGGGTGTTGTTGCACATTTTCGGGTGAGCCACTACAACAGATATGCTTATTTAGACAAATCACTCGTTGTGTACCTTGCATGACCCATTGTAAATCATGTGAAACGATGAGTACACTACAGCCAAAACGTTGTGGTAAACTACGAATGTAAGCATATAATTCAGCTTCCGATTGAATATCTAAACCTTGCATTGGTTCATCAAGCACTAATACATGTGGTTGGCGTAATAAGGCTCTTGCTAATAATACACGTTGTCGTTCGCCACCTGATAAATATTGAATTTGTAAGGGTAAGAGTTTTTCTACACTGGTTTCTTGAATGATTTGTTGTTTAAATTCATTGGGGCAGGATTCTAAATTGAGTACATCTTGCACACGCAATGGCAGGCTATGTGATGGATTAAATTTTTGTGGCACATAAGCAAATTTTAAATTTTTTTGATGATAAATGACTTTGCCTTGTGTAGGTTTTAAAATAGAGAGTAAAACTTTAACAAATGTTGATTTACCTGCAC comes from Moraxella sp. ZY210820 and encodes:
- a CDS encoding metal ABC transporter ATP-binding protein, with the protein product MSAVPNHNLTSSAIISLQDVAVQFEHRPILQQINFDLFPQEIVTLIGPNGAGKSTFVKVLLSILKPTQGKVIYHQKNLKFAYVPQKFNPSHSLPLRVQDVLNLESCPNEFKQQIIQETSVEKLLPLQIQYLSGGERQRVLLARALLRQPHVLVLDEPMQGLDIQSEAELYAYIRSLPQRFGCSVLIVSHDLQWVMQGTQRVICLNKHICCSGSPENVQQHPEYQAIFGKHRMFYQHHHDHCQHHDVATPCQNQQHQPYPHLHGEIKEPSC
- the znuB gene encoding zinc ABC transporter permease subunit ZnuB, translating into MLEWLSLLLPAWIMGALLVFLTAPLGCLMLWRRMSFFADTMAHGTLLGVALAGFLQLPFSIGVICTALLLVLVLWFLHDHRLPTDALLALCSATLLCSGLLLIQNVPSLRPELLSYLFGDLLTISWSDFPLFLTLISLCVGILITQWKAQIQTAMAEDIAQSEGISIAGQRFIFMMILALFTVLALKAVGSLLMGALLVIPALTARLIAHSPTQMVIWAFIIAQLGIAIGLWSSALFDLATGLSIVLTMALLFIVLFCGQKIIKSLN